One Streptomyces sp. SAI-135 DNA segment encodes these proteins:
- a CDS encoding MFS transporter produces MTTAAPDSRVPEAVHRRRWAILGVLMLSLLIVVLDNSILNVAIKTISTPAPTGLGATQSELEWAINAYTLVFAGLLFTAGLLGDRLGRKKVLLGGLFVFGAGSALAAFSGSPDQLIAFRALMGLGAAFVMPATLAVLMNVFERDEQPKAIGIWAGGVGLAIAIGPITGGVLLDHFWWGSVFLINVPIVVLALGLMLWLVPDSRDPNPGRIDPVGVVLSVVGLVLLVYGIIKGGQLADFTDATVLATIGAGLAVLVAFVVFEKRSDHPSIDVTYFKNKVFSAAIGAIGLVFFALMGVTFFSVFYTQSVRGYSPLQTGLLMLPLAAAQLIFAPRARLVVDRFGNRATTTGGMLLIAAMLCAFAVLDADTPIWLLEVIFFLMGTGMAHIMTPTSVVIMQALPREKAGSASALSNTFRQVGGALGIAVLGSVLSTAYRNGIESHLGVLPAGARHTAGESIEATLGVAAKLGPRGDALVGPANDAFLHAMHVTALWGAGVALVGALVVALYLPGRPTSPQPGQEEQELVRAGE; encoded by the coding sequence ATGACTACCGCAGCCCCTGACTCCCGGGTACCGGAAGCGGTGCACCGGCGCCGCTGGGCGATCCTCGGCGTACTGATGCTGAGCCTGCTGATCGTGGTGCTCGACAACTCGATCCTGAACGTCGCGATCAAGACGATCTCGACTCCGGCGCCGACCGGCCTGGGCGCCACCCAGAGCGAGCTGGAGTGGGCGATCAACGCCTACACCCTGGTCTTCGCCGGCCTCCTGTTCACCGCGGGCCTGCTCGGCGACCGGCTGGGCCGCAAGAAGGTGCTGCTGGGCGGCCTGTTCGTGTTCGGCGCCGGTTCCGCCCTCGCCGCGTTCTCCGGCTCGCCGGACCAGCTCATCGCCTTCCGCGCGCTGATGGGTCTCGGCGCGGCGTTCGTCATGCCGGCCACGCTCGCCGTCCTGATGAACGTCTTCGAGCGCGACGAGCAGCCCAAGGCCATCGGCATCTGGGCCGGCGGCGTGGGCCTCGCCATCGCCATCGGGCCGATCACCGGCGGGGTGCTCCTCGACCACTTCTGGTGGGGCTCGGTCTTCCTCATCAACGTGCCGATCGTGGTGCTCGCGCTCGGGCTGATGCTGTGGCTGGTGCCCGACTCCCGTGACCCGAACCCGGGCCGGATCGACCCCGTCGGTGTCGTGCTGTCGGTCGTCGGACTGGTGCTGCTCGTCTACGGCATCATCAAGGGCGGCCAGCTCGCCGACTTCACGGACGCGACCGTCCTGGCCACCATCGGCGCCGGACTCGCCGTGCTCGTGGCGTTCGTGGTGTTCGAGAAGCGCAGCGACCACCCGTCCATCGACGTCACGTACTTCAAGAACAAGGTGTTCTCGGCGGCGATCGGCGCCATAGGGCTGGTGTTCTTCGCGCTGATGGGCGTGACGTTCTTCTCCGTCTTCTACACCCAGAGCGTGCGCGGCTACTCGCCGCTGCAGACCGGTCTGCTGATGCTGCCGCTGGCCGCCGCGCAGCTGATCTTCGCGCCGCGCGCCCGGCTGGTCGTGGACCGCTTCGGCAACCGCGCGACGACCACCGGGGGCATGCTGCTGATCGCCGCGATGCTGTGCGCCTTCGCCGTGCTCGACGCGGACACCCCGATCTGGCTCCTCGAGGTGATCTTCTTCCTCATGGGCACCGGTATGGCGCACATCATGACGCCGACCAGCGTGGTCATCATGCAGGCCCTGCCGCGCGAGAAGGCCGGCTCCGCGTCCGCGCTGAGCAACACCTTCCGGCAGGTCGGCGGCGCGCTCGGCATCGCCGTCCTGGGCTCGGTCCTGTCCACGGCCTACCGCAACGGCATCGAGTCCCACCTCGGCGTGCTCCCGGCGGGTGCACGGCACACCGCGGGCGAGTCCATCGAGGCCACCCTGGGCGTCGCCGCGAAGCTCGGGCCCCGCGGTGACGCCCTGGTCGGACCGGCCAACGACGCCTTCCTGCACGCGATGCACGTCACCGCGCTGTGGGGGGCGGGTGTGGCCCTGGTCGGCGCCCTGGTGGTGGCCCTGTACCTCCCGGGCCGCCCGACGTCGCCTCAGCCGGGCCAGGAGGAACAGGAGTTGGTTCGCGCGGGCGAGTGA
- a CDS encoding TetR/AcrR family transcriptional regulator, with protein sequence MSGLAESQSRQAGAVRGRPRSEAVERSIIEAVIKLLEDGVPLAELSIERIARTAGVGKATIYRRWNGKEELFVDVVRTAEPPDAELPGTSMRDDLVALLEQLRQRGLMTRSSALLHSVFAQMKSSPKVWDAYHAIVVAPRRRKQLAILRRGQANGELRTDIECELLNDLFVGPMLLRTIMQPDAALPEGLSEQIVDSVLEGLRPVSS encoded by the coding sequence GTGAGCGGCCTCGCGGAGAGTCAGTCCAGGCAGGCGGGGGCCGTGCGGGGGCGGCCCCGCAGCGAGGCCGTGGAGCGGTCCATCATCGAGGCCGTCATCAAGTTGCTGGAGGACGGCGTACCGCTCGCCGAACTGTCCATCGAGCGCATCGCCCGCACCGCGGGCGTCGGCAAGGCCACCATCTACCGCCGCTGGAACGGCAAGGAGGAGCTCTTCGTCGACGTCGTGCGCACCGCCGAGCCCCCGGACGCCGAACTGCCCGGCACCTCGATGCGCGACGATCTCGTGGCGCTGCTGGAGCAGTTGCGGCAACGCGGGCTGATGACCCGTTCCTCGGCGCTGCTGCACAGTGTGTTCGCCCAGATGAAGAGCAGTCCGAAGGTCTGGGACGCCTACCACGCGATCGTCGTCGCGCCCCGGCGCCGCAAGCAGCTCGCCATCCTGCGCCGGGGACAGGCCAACGGCGAGCTCCGCACCGACATCGAGTGCGAGTTGCTCAACGACCTGTTCGTCGGCCCCATGCTGCTGCGCACCATCATGCAGCCCGACGCCGCCCTGCCGGAGGGCCTGTCCGAACAGATCGTCGACTCCGTCCTCGAAGGTCTACGCCCCGTCAGTTCCTAG
- the panB gene encoding 3-methyl-2-oxobutanoate hydroxymethyltransferase has product MTQLSAAHTKPSDGSKALYGGKGTRRITVRDIALAKERGEKWPMLTAYDATTASVFDEAGIPVMLVGDSAGNCHLGYETTVPVTMDEMTMLSAAVVRGTSRALIVGDLPFGSYQEGPVQALRSATRLVKEAGVGAVKLEGGERSHEQIRLLVESGIPVMAHIGLTPQSVNAMGYRVQGRGEEAAQQLLRDAKAVQDAGAFAVVLELVPAELAAEVTRVLHIPTVGIGAGPETDAQVLVWTDMLGLTGGRVPKFVKQYANLREVMTGAVKAFAEDVVGGTFPLEEHSVH; this is encoded by the coding sequence ATGACGCAGCTTTCGGCTGCCCACACCAAGCCCTCCGACGGCAGCAAGGCGCTGTATGGGGGCAAGGGCACCCGCCGCATCACTGTCCGGGACATCGCCCTCGCCAAGGAACGCGGCGAGAAGTGGCCCATGCTCACCGCCTACGACGCCACGACCGCCTCCGTCTTCGACGAGGCCGGCATCCCCGTGATGCTGGTCGGCGACTCGGCGGGCAACTGCCATCTCGGGTACGAGACCACCGTGCCCGTCACCATGGACGAGATGACCATGCTGTCGGCGGCCGTCGTACGGGGCACCTCGCGCGCCCTCATCGTCGGCGACCTGCCCTTCGGCTCCTACCAGGAGGGCCCGGTGCAGGCGCTGCGCTCGGCGACCCGGCTGGTCAAGGAGGCGGGCGTCGGCGCGGTCAAGCTGGAGGGCGGCGAGCGCTCCCACGAACAGATCCGGCTCCTCGTCGAGTCCGGCATCCCGGTCATGGCCCACATCGGCCTGACCCCCCAGTCCGTCAACGCCATGGGCTACCGCGTCCAGGGCCGTGGCGAGGAGGCCGCCCAGCAGCTGCTGCGGGACGCGAAGGCCGTACAGGACGCGGGAGCGTTCGCGGTCGTCCTGGAGCTGGTCCCGGCGGAGCTCGCGGCCGAGGTCACCCGGGTGCTGCACATCCCGACGGTCGGCATCGGCGCGGGCCCGGAGACCGACGCGCAGGTCCTCGTCTGGACCGACATGCTCGGCCTGACCGGCGGGCGGGTCCCGAAGTTCGTCAAGCAGTACGCCAACCTGCGCGAGGTCATGACCGGCGCGGTCAAGGCCTTCGCGGAGGACGTCGTCGGCGGGACGTTCCCGCTGGAGGAGCACTCCGTTCACTAG
- a CDS encoding NAD(+) synthase gives MTASNFWSIYQHGFARVAACTGHTVIADPPANAEAVLRHARRCSEEGVAVAVFPELGLCGYSIEDLLLQDALLDEVETALAEVVAGSAGLLPVLVVGAPLRHRNRVYNCAVVVHRGRVLGVVPKSYPPNYREFYERRQIGDGADERGGSIRVGDVAVPFGVDLLFEAADVPGLVLHAEICEDMWVPVPPSAEAALAGATVLVNLSGSPITVGRAEDRKLLCRSASSRCLSAYVYAAAGLGESTTDLSWDGQAMVYENGVLLAETERFPQGDEYAVADVDLDLLRQERMRMGTFDENRRTHQVRTGDFRTVSFELDPPAGDLGLKRRLERFPFVPADASRLAQDCYEAYNIQVAGLQQRLAAIGGPKVVIGVSGGLDSTHALIVAARAMDRAGRPRSDILAWTLPGFATSDHTKGNAHRLMRALGVTSAELDITPTARLMLEEMGHPFASGEPVYDVTFENVQAGLRTDYLFRLANQRGGIVLGTGDLSELALGWSTYGVGDQMSHYNVNSGVPKTLMQHLIRWVISSGQFDEETGAVLAAILDTEISPELVPGEEMQSTESKIGPYALHDFTLFHVLRYGFRPSKIAFLAWHAWHDEKSGDWPPNFPQAKRVTYDLPEIRRWLEVFCKRFFAFAQFKRSAMPNGPKVSAGGSLSPRGDWRAPSDGSAGAWLRDLKRFD, from the coding sequence GTGACTGCCTCGAACTTCTGGTCCATCTATCAGCACGGGTTCGCACGCGTCGCGGCGTGTACGGGTCACACCGTCATCGCGGACCCGCCCGCCAACGCCGAAGCGGTACTGCGGCACGCGCGCCGGTGCTCCGAGGAGGGGGTCGCCGTCGCGGTCTTCCCGGAGCTGGGGCTGTGCGGTTACTCCATCGAGGACCTGCTGCTCCAGGACGCCCTGCTCGACGAGGTCGAGACGGCGCTCGCGGAGGTGGTCGCCGGGTCGGCCGGCCTGCTCCCGGTGCTGGTCGTCGGCGCCCCGCTGCGCCACCGCAACCGGGTCTACAACTGCGCGGTGGTCGTGCACCGCGGCCGGGTCCTCGGTGTCGTACCGAAGTCGTACCCGCCCAACTACCGCGAGTTCTACGAGCGTCGGCAGATCGGCGACGGCGCCGACGAGCGGGGCGGCTCGATCCGGGTCGGCGACGTCGCCGTACCGTTCGGCGTGGACCTGCTGTTCGAGGCGGCCGACGTGCCGGGGCTCGTGCTGCACGCGGAGATCTGCGAGGACATGTGGGTGCCGGTGCCGCCCAGCGCGGAGGCCGCGCTCGCCGGTGCGACCGTCCTGGTCAACCTCTCCGGCAGTCCGATCACGGTCGGGCGGGCCGAGGACCGCAAGCTGCTGTGCCGTTCGGCGTCCTCGCGCTGCCTTTCGGCGTACGTCTACGCGGCGGCCGGCCTCGGCGAGTCGACCACCGACCTGTCCTGGGACGGGCAGGCCATGGTCTACGAGAACGGCGTGCTGCTGGCCGAGACGGAGCGTTTCCCGCAGGGCGACGAGTACGCGGTGGCCGACGTGGATCTGGACCTGCTGCGGCAGGAGCGGATGCGGATGGGCACGTTCGACGAGAACCGGCGCACCCACCAGGTGCGGACCGGTGACTTCCGGACGGTCTCCTTCGAGCTCGACCCGCCCGCGGGCGACCTGGGCCTCAAGCGCCGTCTGGAGCGCTTCCCGTTCGTGCCGGCCGACGCGAGCCGGCTGGCCCAGGACTGCTACGAGGCCTACAACATCCAGGTCGCCGGGCTCCAGCAGCGGCTCGCGGCGATCGGCGGCCCGAAGGTGGTCATCGGGGTGTCCGGAGGCCTCGACTCCACGCACGCGCTGATCGTGGCCGCCCGGGCGATGGACCGCGCCGGGCGCCCGCGCAGCGACATCCTGGCCTGGACGCTGCCCGGTTTCGCCACCAGCGACCACACCAAGGGCAACGCCCACCGGCTGATGCGGGCCCTCGGTGTCACCTCGGCCGAGCTGGACATCACGCCGACCGCGCGGCTGATGCTGGAGGAGATGGGCCACCCCTTCGCCTCCGGCGAGCCGGTGTACGACGTCACTTTCGAGAACGTCCAGGCGGGCCTGCGCACCGACTACCTGTTCCGGCTGGCCAACCAGCGCGGCGGCATCGTGCTCGGCACCGGTGACCTCTCCGAGCTGGCGCTCGGCTGGTCGACGTACGGCGTGGGCGACCAGATGAGCCACTACAACGTCAACTCGGGCGTGCCGAAGACGCTGATGCAGCATCTGATCCGCTGGGTCATCAGCAGCGGGCAGTTCGACGAGGAGACCGGTGCCGTGCTCGCCGCGATCCTCGACACCGAGATCAGCCCGGAGCTGGTACCGGGCGAGGAGATGCAGTCCACCGAGTCGAAGATCGGCCCGTACGCGCTGCACGACTTCACGCTCTTCCACGTCCTGCGGTACGGGTTCCGGCCCTCGAAGATCGCGTTCCTGGCCTGGCACGCCTGGCACGACGAGAAGAGCGGCGACTGGCCCCCGAACTTCCCGCAGGCCAAGCGTGTGACGTACGACCTGCCGGAGATCCGGCGCTGGCTGGAGGTCTTCTGCAAGCGCTTCTTCGCGTTCGCCCAGTTCAAGCGCTCGGCCATGCCGAACGGGCCGAAGGTCTCGGCGGGCGGTTCGCTGTCGCCCCGCGGTGACTGGCGGGCGCCGTCGGACGGTTCGGCGGGGGCGTGGTTGCGGGACCTGAAGAGGTTCGACTAG
- a CDS encoding S53 family peptidase, translating to MRSNRAKLRAGVSMAATLPMLAGALALGIPAAHAADSPNRDTLAGTKPAWATAKADKGATSDSAQVSARVYLAGKNAAGLAAYAKSVSDPASASYGKYLSAKQAQSRFGATKAQVAAVKSWLESAGLKVTGTTQHYVSVTGDVAAAEKAFGTQLHNYAKGSKTYRAPAKAASAPAGLDGAVLTVTGLDNAPHKASSKDQLPPPDAVFKNAGPFSSYYGSNTASTLPEAYGTKIPYAIKGYTGKQLRAAYGAGTYTGKGVRVAITDAYASPTIAFDAATYAKKNGDAAYTTGQLKQVLPKNYTKTEECGAAGWYGEETLDVEAVHAVAPDASITYVGAASCYDDDLLDSLSKIVDNHLADIVSNSWGDIEANQTPDLAAAYDQVFQFGAVEGIGFYFSSGDNGDEVANTGTKQVDTPANSAWVTAVGGTSLAVGKGDKYLWETGWGTEKAVLSADGKSWTNFPGAFTSGAGGGTSRTVAEPYYQKGVVPNALATANNAAGNRVVPDISAIADPNTGFLVGQTQTFPDGSQQYSEYRIGGTSLASPVIAAVQALAQQAGGGKALGFANPSIYSKFGSRVYHDVTDNPTGSGLAVARVDFTNGYDATGGLSTSVRSLGKDSSLSAVKGYDDVTGVGTPANGYVQSFGRH from the coding sequence ATGAGATCCAACCGCGCCAAACTCCGCGCCGGGGTGAGCATGGCGGCGACACTGCCGATGCTCGCGGGCGCACTGGCGCTCGGTATACCCGCGGCCCACGCCGCGGACAGCCCGAACCGTGACACGCTGGCCGGGACCAAGCCCGCGTGGGCCACCGCCAAGGCCGACAAGGGCGCCACCTCGGACAGTGCCCAGGTCTCCGCCCGGGTCTACCTCGCCGGCAAGAACGCCGCCGGTCTCGCCGCCTACGCGAAGTCGGTGTCCGACCCGGCCTCGGCGTCGTACGGCAAGTACCTGAGCGCCAAGCAGGCGCAGTCCCGCTTCGGCGCCACCAAGGCGCAGGTCGCCGCGGTGAAGTCCTGGCTGGAGTCGGCGGGCCTGAAGGTCACCGGCACCACGCAGCACTACGTCTCCGTCACCGGTGACGTGGCCGCCGCCGAGAAGGCCTTCGGAACCCAGCTCCACAACTACGCCAAGGGCTCGAAGACCTACCGCGCCCCGGCCAAGGCGGCCTCCGCGCCGGCCGGCCTGGACGGTGCCGTCCTGACCGTCACCGGCCTGGACAACGCCCCGCACAAGGCGAGCAGCAAGGACCAACTGCCGCCGCCGGACGCCGTGTTCAAGAACGCCGGGCCGTTCTCCTCGTACTACGGCTCGAACACCGCGAGCACGCTGCCCGAGGCCTACGGCACGAAGATCCCGTACGCGATCAAGGGCTACACGGGCAAGCAGCTGCGCGCCGCCTACGGGGCGGGCACGTACACCGGCAAGGGGGTGCGCGTCGCCATCACCGACGCCTACGCCTCCCCCACCATCGCCTTCGACGCGGCCACCTACGCGAAGAAGAACGGCGACGCCGCCTACACCACCGGGCAGCTCAAGCAGGTCCTGCCGAAGAACTACACGAAGACCGAGGAGTGCGGGGCGGCCGGCTGGTACGGCGAGGAGACCCTCGACGTCGAGGCCGTGCACGCGGTCGCGCCGGACGCGAGCATCACGTACGTGGGTGCCGCGTCCTGCTACGACGACGACCTGCTCGACTCGCTCAGCAAGATCGTCGACAACCACCTCGCCGACATCGTCTCCAACTCCTGGGGCGACATCGAGGCCAACCAGACGCCTGACCTCGCGGCCGCCTACGACCAGGTCTTCCAGTTCGGCGCGGTCGAGGGCATCGGCTTCTACTTCTCCTCCGGCGACAACGGCGACGAGGTCGCCAACACCGGCACGAAGCAGGTCGACACCCCTGCCAACTCGGCGTGGGTGACGGCGGTCGGCGGTACCTCGCTGGCCGTCGGCAAGGGCGACAAGTACCTGTGGGAGACCGGCTGGGGCACCGAGAAGGCCGTGCTGTCCGCGGACGGCAAGAGCTGGACGAACTTCCCCGGCGCGTTCACCTCGGGCGCGGGCGGCGGCACCAGCAGGACGGTCGCCGAGCCCTATTACCAGAAGGGTGTCGTCCCGAACGCGCTCGCCACGGCCAACAACGCCGCCGGCAACCGCGTGGTCCCGGACATCTCCGCGATCGCCGACCCGAACACCGGCTTCCTGGTGGGGCAGACGCAGACCTTCCCCGACGGCTCGCAGCAGTACAGCGAGTACCGCATCGGCGGCACCTCGCTGGCCTCCCCGGTGATCGCGGCCGTGCAGGCGCTGGCGCAGCAGGCGGGCGGCGGCAAGGCGCTCGGGTTCGCCAACCCGTCGATCTACTCGAAGTTCGGCTCCCGGGTGTACCACGACGTCACGGACAACCCGACGGGCTCCGGCCTGGCGGTGGCCCGCGTCGACTTCACCAACGGCTATGACGCCACCGGTGGGTTGAGCACCTCGGTCCGCAGCCTCGGCAAGGACAGCTCGCTGTCCGCGGTCAAGGGCTACGACGACGTGACGGGCGTGGGTACCCCCGCGAACGGTTACGTGCAGTCCTTCGGCCGGCACTGA